One window of the Streptomyces asoensis genome contains the following:
- a CDS encoding pentapeptide repeat-containing protein, which produces MFRRAALRRAALRQTVFRQTVFRRAVFRGAPPPADGAPTGRAPGDRAPAGRSGGQHPAGCCCGGRRHGGRCSAGRCSGGRCPRRGCSNRPCSGRPCSGGQHPAGCCCGGRRHGGRCSAGRCSGGRCPRRGCSNRPCPGGPCPGGPCPGRRCPGRGDPVCRACPAGPVPCHAVPGLPGRTGRARRSPAGAAGAAGCCPAGAKASR; this is translated from the coding sequence GTGTTCCGCAGGGCGGCGCTCCGCAGGGCGGCGCTCCGGCAGACAGTGTTCCGGCAGACGGTGTTCCGCAGGGCGGTGTTCCGGGGAGCACCCCCCCCGGCAGACGGCGCTCCAACAGGCCGTGCCCCGGGGGACCGTGCCCCGGCGGGCCGCTCCGGCGGGCAGCACCCCGCGGGGTGCTGCTGCGGCGGACGGCGTCACGGCGGGCGGTGTTCCGCGGGACGGTGTTCCGGCGGACGGTGCCCCCGCAGAGGGTGCTCCAACAGGCCGTGCTCCGGCAGGCCGTGCTCCGGCGGGCAGCACCCCGCGGGGTGCTGCTGCGGCGGACGGCGTCACGGCGGGCGGTGTTCCGCGGGACGGTGTTCCGGCGGACGGTGCCCCCGCAGAGGGTGCTCCAACAGGCCGTGCCCCGGCGGGCCGTGCCCCGGCGGGCCGTGCCCCGGCAGACGCTGCCCCGGGAGAGGGGATCCGGTGTGCCGGGCGTGTCCTGCGGGGCCGGTGCCGTGTCACGCCGTGCCGGGGCTGCCGGGGCGTACCGGGCGTGCGAGGCGGTCCCCGGCGGGCGCGGCGGGCGCCGCGGGCTGCTGCCCGGCCGGGGCGAAGGCCTCCAGATGA
- a CDS encoding FAD-dependent monooxygenase, protein MAGDVRAQVVVVGGGPVGLLLACELAGYGVRTVVVEARGAVSGQPKATTLHARTVQCLARRGHLGVLADAGADVGAEAGEGPGPGEAAGVTVGAGAGAGAGGVSGGSSFHFAGIGGLVIGAPAGEPRAVVKCAQEDLERSLEERARAAGAEVRRGYRVSGVWQGPQGVRVEAQGPHGPVCFVAGYAVGADGARSVVRELAGFGARTYPATVSAMAGDVRLGQADALRPGWHRSGRGWILAKDAGGGVMRLRTLNCSGAHPARHAPLDLEELRREVSFIAGRDIAMDGPRWLSRFSDFSRLVSSYRRGRILLAGDAAHVHFPIGGQGLSTGLLDALGLGWKLAFTVRGRAGEDLLDTYGAERRPAAQRVIDHTRAQLALMRPDPGLDPLRALFGELMARGGAEGTVLASMVSAQDTVLPARGAGSSPWEGRFVPNAALSTPQGRTDVTGLLAAGLPLLLLFGERAGRYARQARPWAQLVRVVRAAPVPALDCEALLVRPDGYAGWAAGGGALAPALRAYCGPGTPPPGDTASGDTAPGDAASGGAASGGAADCGQAGGDPAAGGQVAGAAGGGQVGDAAAGAVS, encoded by the coding sequence ATGGCGGGGGATGTGCGGGCGCAGGTGGTGGTGGTGGGTGGGGGGCCGGTCGGGCTGCTCCTGGCGTGTGAGCTGGCCGGGTACGGGGTGCGGACGGTGGTGGTCGAGGCGCGGGGGGCGGTGAGCGGGCAGCCGAAGGCGACCACGCTGCATGCGCGGACCGTGCAGTGTCTTGCCCGGCGCGGTCATCTCGGTGTGCTCGCGGATGCGGGCGCGGATGTGGGCGCGGAGGCGGGGGAGGGGCCGGGGCCGGGGGAGGCCGCGGGCGTGACTGTAGGTGCGGGTGCGGGTGCGGGTGCGGGTGGGGTGTCGGGGGGGAGTTCTTTTCATTTTGCGGGGATCGGGGGGCTGGTGATCGGGGCGCCGGCGGGGGAGCCGCGGGCGGTGGTGAAGTGTGCGCAGGAGGATCTGGAGCGGTCTTTGGAGGAGCGGGCCAGGGCTGCGGGTGCGGAGGTGCGGCGTGGGTACCGGGTGAGCGGGGTGTGGCAGGGGCCGCAGGGGGTGCGGGTCGAGGCGCAGGGGCCGCACGGGCCGGTGTGTTTCGTTGCCGGGTATGCGGTGGGGGCGGACGGTGCGCGCAGTGTGGTGCGTGAGCTGGCGGGTTTCGGCGCGCGGACGTATCCGGCGACGGTGTCGGCGATGGCGGGGGATGTCCGGCTGGGGCAGGCGGACGCGCTGCGGCCGGGCTGGCACCGCAGCGGGCGCGGCTGGATCCTGGCCAAGGACGCGGGCGGCGGTGTGATGCGCCTGCGCACGCTGAACTGCTCGGGCGCGCACCCGGCCCGGCATGCGCCGCTGGATCTGGAGGAGCTGCGCCGGGAGGTGTCCTTCATCGCGGGGCGTGACATCGCGATGGACGGCCCGCGGTGGCTGAGCCGGTTCAGTGACTTCTCCCGGCTGGTCTCCTCCTACCGCAGGGGGCGGATCCTGCTGGCGGGGGACGCGGCGCACGTGCATTTCCCCATCGGCGGCCAGGGCTTGAGCACGGGTCTGCTGGACGCGCTGGGCCTGGGCTGGAAGCTGGCGTTCACGGTGCGCGGCAGGGCGGGCGAGGACCTGCTGGACACCTATGGCGCGGAGCGCCGGCCCGCCGCGCAGCGGGTCATCGACCACACGCGCGCCCAGCTGGCCCTGATGCGGCCGGATCCCGGACTCGACCCGCTGCGCGCGCTGTTCGGCGAGCTGATGGCCCGCGGCGGCGCGGAGGGCACGGTCCTGGCGTCCATGGTCAGCGCCCAGGACACGGTGCTGCCCGCGCGCGGCGCCGGCTCCTCGCCCTGGGAGGGGCGTTTCGTGCCCAACGCCGCGCTGAGCACGCCGCAGGGCCGCACCGATGTGACGGGCCTGCTGGCCGCGGGCCTGCCGCTGCTGCTGCTCTTCGGCGAGCGGGCCGGCCGCTATGCGCGCCAGGCGCGGCCGTGGGCACAGCTGGTGCGGGTGGTGCGGGCCGCCCCGGTGCCCGCGCTGGACTGCGAGGCGCTGCTGGTGCGCCCCGACGGGTATGCCGGCTGGGCGGCGGGGGGCGGCGCGCTGGCCCCCGCCCTGCGGGCGTACTGCGGCCCGGGCACCCCGCCCCCCGGGGACACGGCGTCCGGGGACACGGCACCCGGGGACGCGGCGTCCGGGGGTGCGGCGTCCGGGGGTGCTGCGGACTGCGGGCAGGCCGGGGGTGATCCGGCGGCCGGCGGGCAGGTGGCAGGCGCGGCGGGCGGCGGGCAGGTGGGGGATGCGGCGGCGGGCGCGGTCAGCTGA
- a CDS encoding ScbR family autoregulator-binding transcription factor produces the protein MVKQDRAIRTRQTILTAAAKVFEERGYQAATISEILLTAGVTKGALYFHFPSKEDLAEGVIHEQDHDLPIPLRACKVQQLVDTVVLHAYRLRTDPLVRAGVRLALDQQTQGLDRSGPFLRWSDVGIALLEQAQAQGELMPHIVPAETADVLVGAFAGVQAMSQAMSNYQDLPHRVTALLRHVLPSVVVPSVLAAVDITEGRGAFVHAELDSLRTPQHPAPVS, from the coding sequence TTGGTGAAGCAGGACCGGGCGATCCGCACCCGGCAGACGATCCTGACGGCGGCGGCCAAGGTCTTCGAGGAGCGCGGCTACCAGGCCGCGACGATCAGCGAGATCCTCCTCACCGCCGGGGTGACCAAGGGCGCCCTGTACTTCCACTTCCCCTCCAAGGAGGACCTGGCCGAAGGGGTGATCCACGAGCAGGACCACGACCTGCCCATCCCGCTGCGCGCCTGCAAGGTCCAGCAGCTGGTGGACACGGTGGTCCTGCACGCCTACCGCCTGCGCACCGACCCCCTGGTGCGGGCCGGTGTCCGCCTCGCGCTCGACCAGCAGACCCAGGGACTGGACCGCAGCGGCCCGTTCCTGCGCTGGAGCGATGTCGGTATCGCCCTGCTGGAGCAGGCGCAGGCGCAGGGCGAGCTGATGCCGCACATCGTGCCCGCCGAGACCGCCGACGTCCTGGTGGGGGCGTTCGCCGGCGTGCAGGCCATGTCCCAGGCCATGTCCAACTACCAGGACCTGCCGCACCGGGTCACCGCCCTGCTGCGGCACGTGCTGCCCAGCGTCGTGGTGCCCTCGGTACTCGCCGCGGTGGACATCACCGAGGGCAGAGGAGCCTTCGTCCACGCCGAACTCGACAGCCTGCGCACCCCGCAGCACCCGGCGCCCGTCAGCTGA
- a CDS encoding ScbA/BarX family gamma-butyrolactone biosynthesis protein codes for MSASAFRIHRAISGAAHTQAGAAVPMGAGDTLPPSLTTTVPKEFVHRASVAEVLLTDWARVDESRFTVAAQWPRGHSFFAAVDGCHDPLIAAETIRQTGILLAHAEFGVPLGHHLLVEDLDVQVRPPHVRVGLAPASLDVDVTCSQVKRRRGGALTGCRITVEIYREGHLAATGGGSFTCVAPAVYRRLRAARLAAGGRPRVLALTAPEPPQSVGRMSPVDVVLSPAGRPGSWQLRVDTRHPVLFDHPVDHVPGMVLLEAARQATAATLGRACLPLGITSEFLRYVELDTPCTVEAHRTAPPRPEHEESVLVTAQQDGTPVFRSTVTMAPPAE; via the coding sequence ATGTCTGCGAGCGCGTTCCGCATACACCGCGCGATATCCGGCGCAGCACACACACAGGCCGGCGCGGCCGTGCCCATGGGGGCCGGTGACACCCTCCCGCCGTCCCTGACCACCACCGTGCCCAAGGAGTTCGTCCACCGCGCCAGCGTCGCCGAGGTCCTGCTCACCGACTGGGCGCGGGTGGACGAGTCCCGCTTCACCGTCGCCGCCCAGTGGCCCCGCGGGCACAGCTTCTTCGCCGCCGTGGACGGCTGCCACGATCCGCTGATCGCCGCCGAGACGATCCGGCAGACCGGAATCCTGCTCGCGCACGCCGAGTTCGGTGTGCCGCTGGGCCATCACCTCCTGGTGGAGGACCTGGACGTGCAGGTGCGGCCCCCGCACGTGCGGGTCGGCCTGGCGCCGGCCTCGCTGGACGTCGACGTGACGTGCTCGCAGGTGAAACGGCGCCGCGGCGGCGCCCTGACCGGCTGCCGCATCACGGTGGAGATCTACCGTGAGGGCCACCTCGCCGCGACCGGGGGCGGCTCGTTCACCTGTGTCGCGCCGGCCGTCTACCGGCGGCTGCGCGCCGCCCGGCTCGCGGCGGGCGGGCGGCCCCGGGTGCTGGCCCTGACCGCGCCGGAACCCCCGCAGAGCGTCGGCCGGATGTCACCGGTGGACGTCGTCCTGTCCCCCGCCGGCCGGCCCGGGAGCTGGCAGCTGCGGGTGGACACCCGCCATCCCGTGCTTTTCGACCACCCCGTCGACCACGTGCCCGGCATGGTGCTGCTCGAAGCCGCCCGCCAGGCCACGGCCGCGACACTGGGCCGCGCCTGCCTGCCGCTCGGCATCACCAGCGAGTTCCTGCGCTACGTCGAGCTGGACACGCCCTGCACCGTCGAGGCCCACCGCACCGCGCCGCCGCGCCCCGAACACGAGGAGAGCGTCCTGGTGACCGCCCAGCAGGACGGCACCCCGGTGTTCCGGTCCACCGTGACCATGGCGCCGCCCGCCGAATGA
- a CDS encoding alpha/beta fold hydrolase encodes MTSLRSLQLPDGFLDLFTSRLVEVNGLRLHAVTGGNGPALLLIGGWPQTWYAWREVMPALARQHTVVAVDSRGAGLSDKPDDGYDAGTLAADLVALMAALGHDRFDVVGHDIGTWTGYALAADHPERVGRLAILEAVIPGLTPSPPFFGPAAVNLKLWQFGFNRLTDLNEELVRGRERLFFGWQFAKKAATPDAIPAYAVDVYVDAIAADPRALRASFAYYRALDETIAQNEQRSKTRLTLPVLAVGGALWSGANAAQTMRLAADDVTGVVLDDCGHYPAEEQPARFVEILEDFLAANR; translated from the coding sequence ATGACAAGCTTGCGTTCGCTGCAACTGCCTGACGGATTCCTCGACTTATTCACCAGCCGGCTCGTGGAGGTGAACGGGCTGCGGCTGCACGCGGTCACCGGTGGAAACGGCCCGGCGCTGCTGCTGATCGGCGGGTGGCCCCAGACCTGGTACGCCTGGCGGGAGGTGATGCCCGCGCTCGCCCGCCAGCACACCGTCGTCGCCGTCGACTCGCGCGGCGCCGGGCTCTCCGACAAGCCCGACGACGGGTACGACGCCGGCACGCTGGCCGCCGATCTGGTCGCGTTGATGGCCGCGCTCGGGCACGACCGGTTCGACGTGGTCGGCCACGACATCGGTACGTGGACCGGATACGCCCTCGCCGCCGATCACCCCGAGCGGGTGGGCCGGCTCGCCATCCTCGAAGCAGTGATCCCCGGTCTCACGCCGTCCCCGCCGTTCTTCGGCCCGGCCGCGGTCAACCTGAAGCTCTGGCAGTTCGGCTTCAACCGGCTCACCGACCTCAACGAGGAACTGGTCCGGGGACGGGAGCGGCTCTTCTTCGGCTGGCAGTTCGCCAAGAAGGCAGCCACCCCGGACGCGATCCCCGCGTACGCCGTCGACGTCTACGTCGATGCGATCGCCGCGGATCCTCGCGCGCTGCGGGCGAGCTTCGCGTACTACCGGGCGCTGGACGAGACGATCGCGCAGAACGAGCAGCGCAGCAAAACCCGGCTGACGCTGCCGGTGCTCGCCGTCGGCGGCGCGCTGTGGAGCGGCGCGAATGCCGCCCAGACGATGCGGCTGGCGGCCGACGACGTCACGGGGGTCGTCCTCGACGACTGCGGCCACTACCCGGCCGAGGAGCAGCCGGCGCGGTTTGTCGAGATCCTGGAGGACTTCCTCGCGGCCAACCGGTAG
- a CDS encoding (Fe-S)-binding protein — MQLAAIIVSLVLIVVGVALFGRAVLAIYRFITLGQPAAARTRTDRPLTRTLTVVREFAGHSRMNRWGVIAVAHWFVAVGFYTLLLTIVNAAGQLFRPDWLLPVIGDWTPYNVFVEFLGTMTALGIITLITVRQLNRAGRPDGKSRFAGSKTGQAYFVEAVILTVGICIVVLHALEGAQHHIPRYQASFFISYPLLTRLEELDTSTLHTLTYFFAGLKIAASFIWMIVVALNTNMGVAWHRFLAFPNIWFKRNPDGATALGALLPMTSGGTRIDFTDPRDDDVFGVSQVEQFSWKGLLDFSTCTECGRCQSQCPAWNTGKPLSPKLLIMSLRDHAHAKAPYLLAGGGKNMEGEEKATAEQLADVPAAALAEAERPLIGTAEENGVIDPDVLWSCTTCGACVEQCPVDIEHIDHIVDMRRYQVMIESAFPSEAGTMLKNLEKKGNPWGLAKKQRLEWLKEVDFDIPVVGRDIEDLTDVDYLYWVGCAGALEDRAKKTTKAFAELLHIAGVTFAIMGGDEKCTGDSARRLGNEPLFQELGMENVMALNTAFGEETGDDGKVTEASRKPKSAKRIVATCPHCLNTIGNEYPQLGGDYEVIHHTQLLQHLIDDGKLTPVTPVEGLITYHDPCYLGRHNKIYTPPREIIANVPGLRNEEMHRHKERGFCCGAGGARMWMEERIGKRINNERTDEALSLNPDIISTACPFCLVMLTDSVNGKKNEGKAKESIQVVDVSQLLLESVKTPVDDEPPAGEAQTENTPQPQPTT, encoded by the coding sequence ATGCAACTCGCCGCGATCATCGTGTCGCTGGTCCTCATCGTGGTCGGTGTCGCACTGTTCGGCCGGGCCGTCCTGGCGATCTACCGCTTCATCACGCTCGGCCAGCCGGCCGCCGCCCGGACCCGCACCGACCGCCCCCTCACACGCACCCTCACCGTCGTCCGCGAGTTCGCCGGCCACAGCCGCATGAACCGCTGGGGCGTCATCGCGGTGGCGCACTGGTTCGTGGCGGTCGGCTTCTACACACTGCTGCTGACCATCGTCAACGCCGCCGGCCAGCTCTTCCGGCCCGACTGGCTCCTGCCCGTCATCGGCGACTGGACCCCCTACAACGTCTTCGTCGAGTTCCTCGGCACGATGACGGCACTGGGCATCATCACCCTGATCACCGTCCGCCAGCTGAACCGGGCCGGCCGCCCGGACGGCAAGTCACGCTTCGCCGGCTCCAAGACCGGCCAGGCCTACTTCGTCGAAGCCGTCATCCTCACCGTCGGCATCTGCATCGTGGTCCTGCACGCCCTCGAAGGCGCCCAGCACCACATCCCCCGCTACCAGGCCTCGTTCTTCATCTCCTACCCCCTGCTCACCCGCCTCGAAGAGCTCGACACCTCCACCCTGCACACCCTCACCTACTTCTTCGCCGGCCTGAAGATCGCCGCCTCGTTCATCTGGATGATCGTCGTCGCCCTCAACACCAACATGGGCGTCGCCTGGCACCGGTTCCTGGCCTTCCCCAACATCTGGTTCAAACGCAACCCGGACGGCGCCACCGCCCTGGGCGCCCTGCTGCCGATGACATCGGGCGGCACACGAATCGACTTCACCGACCCCCGCGACGACGACGTCTTCGGCGTCTCCCAGGTCGAGCAGTTCTCCTGGAAAGGCCTGCTGGACTTCTCCACCTGCACCGAGTGCGGCCGCTGCCAGTCCCAGTGCCCCGCCTGGAACACCGGCAAGCCCCTCTCCCCCAAGCTGCTGATCATGTCGCTGCGCGACCACGCGCACGCCAAAGCCCCCTACCTCCTCGCCGGCGGCGGCAAGAACATGGAGGGCGAGGAGAAGGCGACCGCCGAGCAGCTCGCGGACGTGCCCGCCGCGGCACTGGCCGAGGCCGAACGCCCGCTGATCGGCACCGCCGAGGAGAACGGCGTCATCGACCCGGACGTGCTGTGGTCCTGCACCACCTGCGGCGCCTGCGTCGAGCAGTGCCCCGTCGACATCGAACACATCGACCACATCGTCGACATGCGCCGCTACCAGGTCATGATCGAGTCCGCGTTCCCGTCCGAGGCGGGCACCATGCTCAAGAACCTGGAGAAGAAGGGCAACCCCTGGGGGCTGGCGAAGAAACAGCGCCTGGAGTGGCTCAAGGAGGTCGACTTCGACATCCCCGTCGTCGGCCGCGACATCGAAGACCTCACCGACGTCGACTACCTGTACTGGGTCGGCTGCGCCGGCGCCCTCGAAGACCGCGCCAAGAAAACCACCAAAGCCTTCGCCGAACTCCTCCACATCGCCGGCGTCACGTTCGCGATCATGGGCGGCGACGAGAAGTGCACCGGCGACTCCGCCCGCCGCCTCGGCAACGAGCCCCTCTTCCAGGAACTCGGCATGGAGAACGTCATGGCGCTGAACACGGCGTTCGGCGAGGAGACCGGCGACGACGGCAAGGTGACCGAGGCCTCGCGCAAGCCGAAATCGGCGAAAAGAATCGTCGCGACCTGCCCGCACTGCCTCAACACCATCGGCAACGAATACCCCCAACTCGGCGGCGACTACGAGGTCATCCACCACACCCAGCTGCTCCAGCACCTCATCGACGACGGCAAACTCACCCCCGTCACCCCGGTCGAGGGCCTCATCACCTACCACGACCCCTGCTACCTCGGCCGCCACAACAAGATCTACACGCCTCCGCGCGAGATCATCGCCAATGTCCCGGGTCTGCGGAACGAGGAGATGCACCGCCACAAAGAACGCGGCTTCTGCTGCGGCGCCGGCGGCGCACGCATGTGGATGGAAGAACGCATCGGCAAACGCATCAACAACGAACGCACCGACGAAGCCCTCTCCCTCAACCCCGACATCATCTCCACCGCCTGCCCCTTCTGCCTCGTCATGCTCACCGACTCGGTCAACGGCAAGAAGAACGAGGGCAAGGCCAAGGAGTCCATCCAGGTCGTGGACGTCTCCCAGCTGCTGCTGGAGTCGGTCAAGACCCCGGTCGACGACGAGCCCCCGGCGGGCGAGGCGCAGACCGAGAACACACCCCAACCACAACCCACCACATAA
- a CDS encoding carboxymuconolactone decarboxylase family protein, protein MPERIAAVATWWDAPYFTDAERVALELAEAVLQPSTWGERVSDELYTEVARHYGDKAIATLALVIGQAGFWGAFALIGKPVPGAGAAGQWP, encoded by the coding sequence TTGCCGGAGCGGATCGCGGCCGTGGCCACCTGGTGGGACGCGCCGTACTTCACCGATGCCGAGCGGGTTGCACTGGAGCTGGCGGAGGCGGTGCTCCAGCCGAGCACCTGGGGCGAGCGGGTCTCCGACGAGCTGTACACGGAAGTCGCCCGGCACTACGGCGACAAGGCGATCGCCACGCTGGCCCTCGTCATCGGACAGGCCGGTTTCTGGGGGGCGTTCGCCCTCATCGGCAAGCCGGTACCCGGCGCGGGAGCGGCCGGTCAGTGGCCCTGA
- a CDS encoding NAD(P)H-binding protein: MILVTGATGTVGGQVVRRFPAGVRLRLMARDPAKVTGAPAAAEIVAGDYGDPLSLARALTGVHAAFLVTTRAGGGDDAAFAAAARRAGVRRLVKLSAAAVLDPGADDFITRWQRAGEEQLRGCGLEWTLLRPRAFMSNALGWAASVRGERTVRALYPASPNACVDPRDVAEVAVRALTEEGHAGRAYTLTGPQTLTAAGQCEQLGRLLGVPLRLVELSPAQARAAWAARYPEPVADALLHSAERQRAGAKAQVEDTVRAVTGRPPRTFAQWAEDHLEAFAPAGQQPAAPAAPAGDRLARPVRPGSPGTA, from the coding sequence ATGATCCTGGTGACGGGTGCCACCGGGACGGTGGGAGGGCAGGTGGTGCGCCGGTTTCCCGCCGGGGTGCGTCTGCGTCTGATGGCCCGGGACCCCGCGAAGGTCACGGGCGCGCCGGCTGCGGCCGAGATCGTCGCCGGCGATTACGGGGACCCGCTCTCGCTGGCCCGGGCCCTGACGGGGGTGCACGCCGCGTTCCTGGTGACCACCCGCGCCGGCGGCGGCGACGACGCGGCGTTCGCGGCCGCCGCGCGGCGGGCCGGTGTGCGGCGGCTGGTGAAGCTCTCCGCGGCGGCGGTCCTGGACCCGGGGGCCGACGATTTCATCACCCGCTGGCAGCGTGCGGGCGAGGAACAGCTGCGCGGCTGCGGCCTGGAGTGGACCCTGCTGCGTCCGCGCGCGTTCATGTCCAACGCCCTGGGCTGGGCGGCCTCCGTGCGCGGCGAGCGCACCGTGCGCGCCCTCTACCCGGCCTCGCCCAACGCCTGTGTGGATCCCCGTGACGTCGCGGAGGTCGCCGTGCGGGCCCTGACCGAGGAGGGACACGCCGGACGCGCCTACACCCTGACCGGGCCTCAGACGCTCACCGCGGCCGGGCAGTGCGAGCAGCTCGGCCGTCTCCTCGGGGTCCCCCTGCGGCTGGTGGAACTGAGCCCCGCCCAGGCCCGCGCCGCCTGGGCCGCACGCTATCCGGAGCCGGTCGCCGACGCGCTCCTGCACAGCGCCGAACGGCAGCGGGCGGGCGCCAAGGCCCAGGTGGAGGACACCGTCCGCGCGGTGACGGGCCGTCCGCCCCGCACCTTCGCACAGTGGGCCGAAGATCATCTGGAGGCCTTCGCCCCGGCCGGGCAGCAGCCCGCGGCGCCCGCCGCGCCCGCCGGGGACCGCCTCGCACGCCCGGTACGCCCCGGCAGCCCCGGCACGGCGTGA